The Conger conger chromosome 15, fConCon1.1, whole genome shotgun sequence genome contains a region encoding:
- the LOC133111964 gene encoding pleckstrin homology-like domain family A member 2 has translation MKMSATELSKVLKEGELEKRSDNLLQFWKRKTCVLTSDSLTIYADSQKKSKSKELALQSIKKVDCVERTGKFVYFTIVTADNKEIDFRCSGEDSCWNAVITMALIDFQNRKAIQDFKTRQEVERTSPGPQERRLARAP, from the coding sequence ATGAAAATGTCAGCGACCGAGCTTTCCAAGGTTCTGAAAGAAGGAGAACTGGAAAAGAGAAGCGACAACCTTCTTCAGTTTTGGAAGAGGAAGACGTGCGTCCTCACCTCGGACAGCCTGACCATCTACGCCGACAGCCAGAAGAAGTCGAAGAGCAAGGAGCTCGCACTGCAGTCCATCAAGAAAGTGGACTGCGTGGAGCGGACTGGCAAGTTCGTCTACTTCACGATTGTCACCGCCGACAATAAAGAGATCGACTTCCGATGCTCCGGCGAAGACAGTTGTTGGAATGCGGTCATCACAATGGCTCTGATTGACTTTCAGAACAGAAAAGCCATTCAGGATTTTAAGACGCGACAGGAGGTCGAGCGCACGTCACCTGGTCCGCAGGAGAGGCGGTTAGCCAGAGCTCCATGA